The Clostridioides sp. ES-S-0010-02 genome window below encodes:
- a CDS encoding ATP-binding cassette domain-containing protein has translation MNKIIEVINLQKSYDTFKAVKGIDFYVEEGNLFALLGANGAGKSTTIDILCTLLSYDSGEVIIDGHKLGVEDNKIKEKIGVVFQESILDSLLTVRENLTIRAKFYIKNKDKVRQIVHKAALSVGAMEFIDRPYGKLSGGQKRRADIARALLNTPKILFLDEPTTGLDPESRKCVWDTILKLQKQYGFSIVLTTHYMEEASKADYIVMLDYGVITAKGSPHELKYKYKANNLDDVFLTIVRNRGEKNV, from the coding sequence ATGAATAAGATAATAGAAGTAATTAATTTGCAAAAAAGCTATGATACTTTTAAAGCTGTGAAAGGGATTGATTTTTATGTAGAGGAAGGGAATTTGTTTGCATTACTGGGAGCTAATGGTGCTGGAAAATCTACAACAATTGATATTCTTTGTACGTTATTGAGTTATGATAGCGGAGAAGTGATTATAGATGGGCATAAATTAGGTGTAGAGGATAATAAAATTAAAGAAAAAATTGGAGTAGTATTTCAAGAAAGTATACTAGATTCACTTTTGACAGTAAGAGAGAATCTTACAATTCGTGCAAAATTTTATATCAAGAATAAAGATAAAGTAAGACAAATTGTACATAAAGCTGCTTTATCTGTAGGAGCTATGGAATTTATAGATAGACCATATGGTAAATTGTCTGGAGGTCAAAAGCGTAGGGCTGATATAGCAAGAGCTCTTTTAAATACTCCTAAAATACTGTTTCTAGATGAGCCTACAACAGGGCTTGACCCAGAATCTAGAAAATGTGTATGGGATACTATATTAAAATTACAAAAACAATATGGTTTTTCTATAGTTCTTACAACCCATTATATGGAGGAGGCTTCAAAAGCTGATTATATTGTAATGCTTGACTATGGTGTTATAACAGCAAAAGGTTCACCTCATGAACTAAAATATAAATACAAAGCAAATAATTTAGATGATGTATTTTTGACTATAGTTAGAAATAGAGGTGAAAAAAATGTTTAA
- a CDS encoding ABC transporter permease yields MFNIAQRNIMIFLRNKRGVFSSFLGAIIVISIYVIFLGENLKEGYPNIKDIDILMNSWAMAGIISVVSVTTTMGSFGVTVLDKELKRNKDFYCSPVKTRELVGGYILSSYLIGVIMSIFTFILAEIYIVSSGGQFLPMLSIIKVIGVILLTVLSSSAMIFFIVNLLNSIDTFSTASTIIGTLIGFLTGIYIPIGSLPQAVQTLIKLFPISHGTVLLRQIITESPSKVTFVDSTNALTEFNEHMGVTFGGIGSLSENSIHIMFLVISAIVFYFVTILMISRKNARN; encoded by the coding sequence ATGTTTAATATAGCACAAAGAAATATAATGATTTTTTTAAGAAATAAAAGAGGAGTATTTTCATCTTTTTTAGGTGCAATAATTGTAATCAGCATCTATGTTATTTTTTTAGGAGAAAATTTAAAGGAAGGTTATCCAAATATTAAAGATATAGACATATTAATGAATAGTTGGGCAATGGCAGGAATTATTTCTGTTGTTTCTGTAACTACAACAATGGGTTCTTTTGGAGTTACAGTATTGGATAAGGAGTTAAAAAGAAACAAAGATTTTTATTGTTCACCTGTTAAAACAAGAGAACTGGTAGGAGGATATATTTTAAGTTCATATTTAATTGGTGTAATTATGAGTATATTTACATTTATACTTGCAGAGATATATATTGTATCAAGTGGGGGACAATTTTTACCTATGCTTTCTATTATAAAGGTTATTGGTGTAATTTTATTAACCGTTTTATCATCTAGTGCAATGATATTTTTTATTGTAAATTTGTTAAATAGCATAGATACATTTTCAACTGCTTCTACGATTATAGGTACTCTTATTGGATTCTTGACAGGAATTTATATACCTATTGGAAGCTTACCTCAAGCAGTGCAAACCCTTATAAAGTTATTTCCAATTTCACATGGGACTGTATTGCTTAGACAAATTATTACGGAGTCTCCATCAAAAGTAACATTTGTGGATTCAACAAATGCATTAACTGAATTTAATGAGCATATGGGAGTAACATTTGGTGGTATTGGCAGTTTGTCTGAAAATTCAATTCATATTATGTTTCTAGTTATTTCTGCAATAGTATTTTATTTTGTTACTATACTTATGATATCAAGAAAAAATGCTAGAAATTAA